One window from the genome of Magnolia sinica isolate HGM2019 chromosome 4, MsV1, whole genome shotgun sequence encodes:
- the LOC131243636 gene encoding histone H2B-like produces MAPKAEKKPAEKKPASEKAAEEKKAEKAPAEKKPKAEKRLPKEGGGASGDKKKKKRSKKNVETYKIYIFKVLKQVHPDIGISSKAMGIMNSFINDIFEKLAQESSKLARYNKKPTITSREIQTSVRLVLPGELAKHAVSEGTKAVTKFTSS; encoded by the coding sequence ATGGCGCCCAAGGCCGAGAAGAAACCCGCGGAGAAGAAGCCGGCCTCTGAGAAGGCAGCAGAAGAGAAGAAAGCTGAGAAAGCTCCTGCCGAGAAGAAGCCCAAGGCCGAGAAGCGACTTCCCAAAGAAGGCGGTGGGGCGAGCGgagacaagaagaagaagaagcgatCGAAGAAGAACGTAGAGACGTACAAGATCTACATCTTCAAGGTCTTGAAGCAGGTCCATCCCGACATTGGCATTTCCAGCAAGGCCATGGGGATCATGAACAGCTTCATCAACGACATCTTCGAGAAGCTTGCTCAGGAATCTTCCAAGCTGGCTCGCTACAACAAGAAGCCCACCATAACTTCGCGGGAGATTCAGACGTCTGTTCGTCTCGTTCTGCCAGGAGAGCTGGCCAAGCATGCCGTGTCTGAAGGCACCAAGGCTGTTACGAAATTCACCAGCTCTTGA